A genomic window from Agrobacterium larrymoorei includes:
- a CDS encoding ketosteroid isomerase-related protein, producing the protein MSAVETIRAYYDAFNRQDMDAFLALLTDDVVHDINQGERQVGKDVFAKFMQHMNHCYKENLTDMVIMASEDGKRASAEFVVNGQYLKTDEGLPEANGQTYVLPAGAFFELKDGKVSRVTNYYNLNDWIAQVGA; encoded by the coding sequence ATGTCCGCAGTCGAAACCATCCGCGCCTATTACGATGCCTTCAACCGGCAGGATATGGATGCCTTTCTGGCGCTTCTGACCGACGATGTGGTGCACGACATCAATCAGGGTGAGCGGCAGGTCGGAAAAGACGTTTTCGCCAAGTTCATGCAGCACATGAACCACTGCTACAAGGAAAACCTCACCGACATGGTGATCATGGCCAGCGAAGACGGCAAGCGCGCCTCTGCGGAATTCGTCGTCAACGGCCAGTATCTGAAGACCGACGAAGGCCTGCCGGAAGCCAATGGGCAGACCTATGTCCTGCCCGCTGGTGCCTTCTTCGAGTTGAAGGATGGCAAGGTGTCGCGCGTGACCAACTACTACAATCTCAACGACTGGATTGCGCAGGTTGGTGCTTAA
- a CDS encoding GNAT family N-acetyltransferase, with product MTVEIRSLSGIDAAPFFDDLSRLRITVFRAFPYLYDGSFDYEHTYLSTYAKAEGAVFVLAMDGEKIVGMSTGMPMIAETAEVKTPFLDAGYDLQRIFYFGESVLLPEYRGHGVGVRFFDEREAHAKRLGGFEWCTFCAVERPVDHPRRPADYVPLNDFWAKRGYTHHPELRTSFTWQDLDEDAESPKPLSFWMKRISK from the coding sequence ATGACCGTCGAAATCCGTTCCCTTTCCGGCATCGATGCCGCACCGTTCTTCGACGATCTGTCACGGTTGCGCATTACCGTCTTTCGCGCTTTCCCCTACCTCTATGACGGATCGTTCGATTACGAGCACACCTATCTTTCGACCTACGCGAAGGCCGAGGGTGCGGTGTTCGTGCTGGCCATGGACGGCGAAAAGATCGTTGGGATGTCCACAGGCATGCCGATGATTGCGGAAACGGCTGAGGTGAAGACGCCTTTTCTGGACGCAGGTTACGATCTCCAGCGCATCTTCTATTTCGGCGAGAGCGTGCTGTTGCCCGAATATCGCGGCCATGGCGTGGGTGTGCGTTTCTTCGATGAGCGGGAGGCACATGCAAAGCGCCTTGGCGGCTTTGAATGGTGCACCTTTTGCGCCGTGGAACGCCCGGTCGATCATCCGCGCCGTCCCGCCGATTACGTGCCATTGAACGACTTCTGGGCCAAGCGTGGCTATACGCATCATCCGGAACTTCGCACCAGCTTCACATGGCAGGACCTGGATGAAGATGCAGAGAGCCCGAAGCCTCTCTCCTTCTGGATGAAAAGGATTTCCAAATGA
- a CDS encoding Rrf2 family transcriptional regulator — MRQDTRLSRVLHVLIHMEKHEKPATSDAIAAMLQTNPVVVRRTMAGLRDAGYVTSEKGHGGGWVLARPLAEITLLDIHKALGNPDMFSIGLSGDNPACVIEQSVNVALADAMTEAQALLLDRFGKITLADLARESFKRWAQSGHNPSAMEGF; from the coding sequence ATGAGACAAGATACCCGCCTGTCCAGAGTGCTGCATGTGCTGATCCATATGGAAAAGCACGAGAAACCAGCGACATCCGACGCAATCGCTGCCATGTTGCAGACTAACCCTGTGGTCGTCCGGCGCACCATGGCGGGGCTGCGCGACGCTGGTTACGTCACGTCGGAAAAAGGCCATGGCGGCGGCTGGGTTCTGGCGCGACCGCTCGCGGAGATAACGCTTCTCGATATCCACAAGGCGCTCGGGAATCCCGATATGTTTTCGATCGGCCTTTCGGGGGACAATCCGGCCTGCGTCATAGAACAGTCGGTCAACGTCGCACTGGCGGATGCCATGACAGAAGCGCAAGCGCTCCTGCTCGACCGTTTTGGTAAGATCACGCTTGCCGATCTCGCCCGCGAATCCTTCAAACGATGGGCTCAGTCGGGTCACAATCCGTCGGCGATGGAGGGTTTTTAA
- a CDS encoding peptide chain release factor 3 — translation MAETLAEAVSRRRTFAIIAHPDAGKTTLTEKLLLFGGAIQLAGEVKAKKDRIQTRSDWMKIERERGISVVTSVMTFEYNDRVFNILDTPGHEDFADDTYRTLTAVDAAIMVIDAAKGIEPRTLKLFEVCRMRDIPIITFINKMDRESRDPFEILDEVEEKLALDTAPITWPVGRSKTFCGAYNLAENTFRGNDTQVDGLPVNGPQAVADRLPENERDAFIEETELAMEACRPFDRQAFLEGHMTPVFFGSALRNFGVRDLINALGDFAPPPRDQVADTRLVHAAEEKMTAFVFKIQANMDPNHRDRIAFARICSGKLERGMKARLARTGKQMGLTAPQFFFASQRQLADTAYAGDVVGIPNHGTLRIGDTLTEGENLVFQGVPNFSPEILRRVRLEDAMKAKKLKEALQQMAEEGVVQLFSPEDGSPAIVGVVGALQLDVLKERLMGEYGLPVSFEMSRFSVCRWISSDQPAEFEKFLNVKRGDIARDLDGDPVFLAQDAFSLRYEAERFPAIKMVAIKEYHVAKAA, via the coding sequence ATGGCCGAAACACTTGCCGAGGCGGTCTCCCGCCGCCGCACCTTTGCTATTATCGCGCACCCGGATGCGGGTAAGACGACGCTGACCGAAAAGCTCTTGCTGTTCGGCGGAGCGATCCAGCTTGCCGGTGAAGTGAAGGCCAAGAAGGATCGCATCCAGACCCGTTCGGACTGGATGAAGATCGAACGCGAGCGCGGCATCTCGGTCGTAACCTCGGTTATGACCTTCGAATATAATGACCGGGTCTTCAACATTCTCGATACGCCCGGTCACGAAGACTTTGCAGACGACACCTATCGTACGCTGACGGCAGTGGACGCCGCGATCATGGTGATCGACGCCGCCAAGGGTATCGAGCCGCGTACGCTGAAGCTGTTCGAAGTCTGCCGCATGCGCGACATTCCGATCATCACCTTCATCAACAAGATGGACCGCGAAAGCCGCGACCCCTTCGAGATTCTCGATGAGGTGGAAGAGAAGCTGGCGCTCGATACCGCGCCGATTACCTGGCCTGTCGGACGCTCCAAGACCTTCTGCGGCGCTTACAATCTTGCCGAAAACACCTTCCGCGGCAACGATACGCAGGTCGATGGTTTGCCCGTCAACGGCCCACAGGCCGTGGCTGACCGCCTGCCGGAAAACGAGCGGGACGCTTTTATCGAGGAAACGGAACTGGCGATGGAGGCCTGCCGTCCCTTCGACCGTCAGGCGTTTCTCGAAGGCCATATGACGCCGGTCTTCTTCGGCTCGGCGCTTCGTAACTTCGGTGTGCGCGATCTCATCAACGCGCTTGGCGATTTCGCCCCGCCGCCGCGTGACCAAGTGGCCGATACCCGCCTCGTGCATGCCGCCGAAGAAAAGATGACGGCCTTCGTCTTCAAGATCCAGGCCAATATGGACCCGAACCACCGCGACCGCATTGCCTTTGCGCGTATCTGCTCCGGTAAGCTGGAGCGCGGCATGAAGGCACGTCTTGCTCGTACCGGCAAGCAGATGGGCCTGACCGCCCCGCAATTCTTCTTCGCCTCGCAGCGCCAGTTGGCCGATACGGCCTATGCCGGCGATGTGGTCGGTATTCCCAACCACGGAACGCTCCGCATCGGCGATACGCTCACCGAAGGCGAAAACCTGGTCTTCCAGGGCGTGCCGAACTTCTCGCCGGAAATTCTTCGTCGCGTGCGGCTTGAAGATGCGATGAAGGCGAAGAAGTTGAAAGAAGCACTGCAGCAGATGGCCGAAGAGGGCGTGGTGCAGCTGTTTTCGCCTGAAGACGGCTCGCCTGCGATTGTCGGCGTTGTCGGCGCACTGCAGCTCGACGTATTGAAGGAGCGGCTGATGGGCGAATACGGCCTGCCGGTATCATTCGAAATGTCACGCTTCTCCGTCTGCCGCTGGATTTCGTCCGACCAGCCTGCGGAGTTCGAGAAGTTCCTAAACGTCAAGCGTGGCGATATTGCTCGCGATCTCGACGGTGACCCGGTGTTTCTCGCGCAGGATGCCTTCTCGCTGCGCTACGAGGCCGAGCGTTTTCCGGCGATCAAGATGGTCGCCATCAAGGAATATCACGTCGCCAAGGCGGCGTGA
- the dut gene encoding dUTP diphosphatase has translation MNTQNAPSPALKLIRLPNGEGIELPSYETAGAAGMDLRAAVEAGETMTLRPGERALVPTGFIFEVPLGYEAQIRPRSGLAIKNGITCLNSPGTVDSDYRGEVKVILANLGQEDFIIERGMRIAQMVIAPVTQVTVTEVTEFTRTERGAGGFGSTGV, from the coding sequence ATGAACACGCAAAACGCCCCGTCTCCCGCCCTGAAACTCATCCGTCTTCCTAATGGTGAAGGCATTGAGTTGCCATCCTACGAGACCGCCGGCGCCGCCGGCATGGACCTTCGCGCCGCCGTCGAGGCAGGTGAAACCATGACCCTTCGTCCCGGTGAGCGAGCACTGGTGCCGACCGGTTTCATCTTCGAGGTGCCGCTCGGCTATGAGGCGCAAATCCGCCCACGCTCCGGCCTCGCCATCAAGAATGGCATTACCTGCCTGAATTCCCCGGGCACGGTGGATAGCGATTATCGCGGTGAGGTGAAGGTGATCCTCGCCAATCTCGGGCAGGAAGATTTTATCATCGAGCGCGGCATGCGCATCGCTCAAATGGTCATCGCGCCGGTAACGCAGGTGACGGTCACTGAGGTGACTGAATTCACGCGAACCGAACGCGGCGCCGGTGGCTTTGGATCGACGGGCGTCTAA
- a CDS encoding LysE family translocator translates to MTITTILAYAMALFIAAAIPGPGMTAIVARALGSGFRETFFMGLGLVLGDMVYLTAVILGLAFVAQTFQEAFMVLKFAGAAYLLYIAWKLWTAGLLPQDLQAKKSTSIGMSFLSGLFITLGNPKTMLFYVALVPTLIDIRGIGLSEYAVLIALTFSVLMAVLLPYILLASKARTLLKRPSALTILNRTAAGILAGTAAMIATRAS, encoded by the coding sequence ATGACGATCACGACAATCCTTGCCTATGCGATGGCATTATTCATTGCCGCGGCCATTCCGGGTCCGGGCATGACGGCGATCGTTGCGCGCGCCCTCGGTTCAGGTTTCCGTGAGACGTTCTTCATGGGGCTCGGTCTGGTGCTGGGGGATATGGTCTATCTGACGGCTGTCATCCTCGGTCTCGCCTTTGTCGCCCAGACCTTTCAGGAAGCCTTTATGGTGCTGAAATTCGCCGGTGCCGCCTATCTGCTTTATATTGCCTGGAAGCTCTGGACCGCAGGCCTTCTGCCGCAGGATTTGCAGGCGAAGAAAAGCACCAGTATCGGCATGTCCTTCCTGTCCGGTCTGTTCATCACGCTCGGCAATCCCAAGACGATGTTGTTCTATGTCGCGCTCGTCCCGACCCTGATCGACATCCGCGGAATCGGCTTGTCCGAATATGCGGTTCTGATCGCCCTCACCTTTAGCGTGCTGATGGCGGTATTGCTGCCCTATATTCTGCTGGCGTCCAAAGCCCGCACATTGCTGAAGCGCCCAAGCGCCTTGACCATCCTCAACCGTACCGCAGCAGGCATCCTGGCGGGGACGGCGGCGATGATCGCGACACGCGCCAGCTGA
- a CDS encoding carbon-nitrogen hydrolase family protein encodes MTRLAACQYAIELIETWDAYAKHLAAIVADAKAKGAELLLLPEYSAMALTGQLPPDVRSDLHGSIEAMQSLIPSWVELCEELARQHQILFQPGSAPVKDADGKFRNRAWLFGPDGLIGNQDKQIMTRFEREQWFIDAGVEGLKAFDTSIGKLGILICYDNEFPMLGRRLAEMGVELVLAPSCTDTLAGSYRVRIGAQARALENQFAVLSSPTAGEAPWSPAVDENRGRAALYVPSDYGMPANGIVAESESDAVTESTLLIVDIDLADVARLRTQGQVATRRDWSEQFPA; translated from the coding sequence ATGACCCGGCTCGCCGCCTGCCAATATGCAATCGAGCTGATCGAAACCTGGGACGCGTATGCCAAGCATCTCGCCGCAATCGTGGCTGACGCTAAGGCAAAAGGCGCAGAACTGCTTCTGCTGCCGGAATATTCCGCCATGGCGCTGACCGGGCAATTGCCGCCGGATGTTCGCTCCGATCTGCATGGCTCGATCGAGGCGATGCAAAGCCTGATCCCATCCTGGGTGGAGCTCTGCGAAGAACTGGCGCGTCAGCATCAGATCCTGTTCCAGCCGGGCAGCGCACCGGTGAAGGATGCCGATGGCAAGTTCCGCAACCGCGCCTGGCTGTTTGGGCCTGACGGGCTGATCGGCAACCAAGACAAGCAGATCATGACGCGTTTCGAGCGCGAACAATGGTTTATCGATGCGGGGGTGGAAGGTCTCAAAGCCTTCGATACCAGTATCGGCAAGCTCGGTATTCTGATCTGCTACGACAACGAGTTTCCGATGCTGGGCCGCAGGCTTGCCGAGATGGGCGTGGAACTGGTGCTGGCGCCAAGCTGCACGGACACATTGGCGGGCTCTTATCGGGTGCGGATCGGTGCACAGGCGCGCGCTTTGGAAAACCAGTTCGCCGTCCTCTCTTCTCCCACCGCCGGAGAGGCGCCGTGGTCGCCTGCGGTCGATGAGAATCGCGGTCGCGCCGCACTTTACGTGCCCTCCGACTACGGCATGCCGGCCAATGGCATCGTGGCGGAAAGTGAGAGCGACGCGGTAACGGAGAGCACGCTGCTCATCGTCGATATCGACCTTGCCGATGTGGCGCGTCTGCGCACGCAAGGACAGGTGGCGACGCGGCGTGACTGGAGCGAACAGTTCCCGGCCTGA
- the coaBC gene encoding bifunctional phosphopantothenoylcysteine decarboxylase/phosphopantothenate--cysteine ligase CoaBC, protein MALSNKHILLIISGGIAAYKSLDLIRRLRERGAKVTPVMTKGAQEFVTPLAVGALSATHVFTELFSRQDEQDVGHIRLARDCDLVLVAPATADLLAKMANGIADDLASTVLLATDRPVLVAPAMNPKMWEAKATRRNIATLKGDGIAFIGPMAGEMAEKGEAGVGRMAEPLQIAEAVEQLLDDAPKPLKGRTAIVTSGPTHEPIDPVRYIANRSSGQQGHAIAAALAKLGAEVTLVSGPVTIPDPAGVTTIHVERAEEMRDAVLSKLPSDIAVFVAAVADWRVASSSEQKIKKQPGDAPPALQLTENPDILKTVGHHEKRPTLVIGFAAETQNVEDNGRAKLQRKGADMIVANDVSPETGIMGGARNQVKIISAKGVDAWPDLSKAEVAERLAALIAEKLQ, encoded by the coding sequence ATGGCTCTGTCGAACAAGCATATACTGCTCATCATTTCCGGCGGCATTGCCGCTTATAAGAGCCTCGATCTCATCCGCCGACTAAGAGAGCGCGGCGCGAAGGTGACGCCGGTGATGACTAAGGGCGCGCAGGAGTTCGTGACGCCGCTCGCCGTCGGCGCGCTCTCTGCCACCCATGTTTTCACCGAGCTTTTCTCCCGGCAGGATGAGCAGGATGTGGGCCATATCCGGCTGGCACGCGACTGCGACCTCGTTCTGGTGGCACCCGCAACCGCCGATCTTCTGGCGAAGATGGCGAACGGGATCGCGGATGACCTCGCTTCCACGGTGCTGCTGGCGACGGACCGACCTGTTCTGGTCGCCCCTGCGATGAACCCGAAGATGTGGGAGGCCAAGGCCACCCGGCGCAACATCGCGACGCTGAAGGGCGATGGCATTGCCTTCATCGGACCCATGGCGGGCGAGATGGCGGAAAAGGGCGAGGCCGGTGTCGGACGCATGGCGGAGCCCTTGCAGATCGCAGAGGCTGTCGAACAGTTGCTGGACGATGCACCAAAGCCGCTCAAGGGCAGGACGGCCATCGTAACCTCCGGCCCGACCCACGAGCCAATCGATCCCGTACGATATATCGCCAACCGTTCATCGGGCCAGCAGGGCCACGCCATTGCTGCCGCCCTCGCAAAGCTTGGCGCTGAGGTGACGCTCGTCTCCGGCCCCGTGACGATCCCTGATCCCGCTGGCGTGACGACCATTCATGTAGAACGTGCCGAGGAAATGCGCGACGCGGTGCTTAGCAAGCTGCCGTCCGACATCGCCGTCTTCGTCGCCGCGGTTGCGGATTGGCGCGTCGCGAGTTCTTCGGAGCAAAAGATCAAGAAGCAGCCGGGTGACGCGCCGCCGGCGCTGCAACTGACCGAGAACCCCGATATTCTGAAGACCGTCGGCCACCACGAAAAGCGGCCCACGCTGGTGATCGGCTTTGCAGCGGAAACCCAGAATGTCGAGGACAATGGTCGCGCCAAGCTTCAGCGCAAGGGCGCCGACATGATCGTTGCCAATGATGTCTCCCCTGAAACCGGCATCATGGGTGGAGCACGCAATCAGGTGAAGATCATCTCTGCAAAGGGTGTCGATGCCTGGCCCGATCTCTCGAAGGCGGAGGTTGCCGAACGACTGGCCGCACTGATCGCGGAGAAGCTGCAATGA
- the cysK gene encoding cysteine synthase A, protein MSEAKKPGRGRIYSSITETIGDTPLVRLDKLAREKGVKATLLAKLEFFNPIASVKDRIGVAMIESLEAQGKITPGKTTLVEPTSGNTGIALAFAAAAKGYKLILTMPETMSVERRKMLALLGAELVLTEGPKGMKGAIAKAHELAETLPDAIIPQQFENPANPEIHRKTTAEEIWNDTNGDVDIFIAGIGTGGTITGVGQVLKSRKSDLKVVAVEPTDSPVLSGGTPGPHKIQGIGAGFAPSILDTKVYDEIVTVSNDDAFETARLAARLEGVPVGISSGAALAAAIKVGSREENAGKTIVVIIPSFAERYLSTALFEGLGL, encoded by the coding sequence ATGTCGGAAGCGAAGAAACCCGGACGCGGACGCATCTATTCCTCGATCACCGAAACCATCGGTGACACGCCGCTGGTGCGTCTGGACAAACTGGCGCGCGAAAAGGGCGTTAAGGCGACGCTTCTGGCAAAGCTTGAATTCTTCAACCCCATCGCTTCCGTCAAGGATCGCATTGGCGTCGCGATGATCGAATCCCTTGAAGCACAGGGCAAGATCACGCCCGGCAAGACAACGCTGGTCGAACCGACATCGGGGAATACCGGCATTGCGCTCGCATTCGCCGCTGCCGCCAAGGGTTACAAGCTCATCCTCACCATGCCGGAAACCATGTCGGTGGAGCGCCGTAAGATGCTCGCACTGCTCGGTGCCGAATTGGTGCTGACCGAAGGTCCCAAGGGCATGAAGGGCGCCATTGCCAAGGCGCATGAATTGGCTGAAACGCTGCCTGACGCCATTATTCCGCAGCAGTTCGAAAATCCAGCCAATCCGGAGATCCATCGCAAGACCACGGCAGAGGAAATCTGGAACGATACCAATGGTGATGTCGATATCTTCATCGCCGGCATCGGCACAGGCGGCACGATCACCGGCGTCGGGCAAGTTCTGAAATCTCGTAAGTCTGATCTGAAGGTCGTGGCCGTGGAGCCGACGGACAGTCCCGTTCTCTCTGGTGGCACGCCCGGCCCACACAAAATCCAGGGCATTGGCGCCGGTTTTGCGCCGAGCATTCTCGACACCAAGGTCTATGACGAGATCGTTACCGTCAGCAATGACGATGCCTTTGAAACAGCGCGTCTTGCAGCTCGGCTGGAGGGCGTTCCGGTTGGGATTTCATCCGGCGCAGCCCTCGCTGCCGCCATCAAGGTCGGCTCGCGGGAAGAGAATGCCGGAAAGACCATCGTGGTGATCATTCCCTCCTTTGCCGAGCGCTATCTCTCGACGGCGCTGTTCGAGGGGCTTGGCCTGTAA
- the lepA gene encoding translation elongation factor 4 codes for MARDMSTNSTRTPLDHIRNFSIVAHIDHGKSTLADRLIQSTGGLAERDMSEQVLDNMDIERERGITIKAQTVRLHYKANDGETYVLNLIDTPGHVDFAYEVSRSLSACEGSLLVVDASQGVEAQTLANVYQAIDNNHEIVTVLNKIDLPAAEPDRIKEQIEEVIGIDASEAVMISAKTGLGIPDVLEAIVHKLPAPKSEAGEKGALKALLVDSWYDTYLGVMVLVRIIDGVLTKGQQIRMMGSGAKYTIERVGVLTPKMVTVDSLGPGEIGFITASIKEVADTRVGDTITDDKRPTEKALPGFKPAQPVVFCGLFPVDAADFEDLRAAVGKLRLNDASFSFEMESSAALGFGFRCGFLGLLHLEIIQERLEREFNLDLVATAPSVVYEMTLTDGTEKELHNPADMPDVVKIKEIREPWIKATIMTPDEYLGGILKLCQDRRGIQTELTYVGNRAMITYELPLNEVVFDFYDRLKSISKGYASFDYNIMDYREGDLVKMSILVNGDPVDALSMLVHRSAADRRGRGMCEKLKELIPPHMFQIPIQAAIGGKVIARETVRALRKDVTAKCYGGDATRKRKLLDKQKEGKKRMRQFGKVEIPQEAFIAALKMNDE; via the coding sequence ATAGCGCGGGACATGAGCACCAATTCGACCCGCACGCCCCTCGACCATATCCGCAACTTCTCCATCGTCGCCCATATCGACCATGGCAAATCCACCCTTGCCGACCGGTTGATCCAGTCGACGGGCGGCCTTGCCGAGCGCGATATGTCCGAGCAGGTGCTGGACAATATGGATATCGAGCGCGAGCGCGGCATCACCATCAAGGCTCAGACCGTTCGCCTGCATTACAAGGCCAATGATGGTGAGACCTATGTGCTGAACCTCATCGACACCCCCGGCCACGTCGACTTCGCCTATGAAGTGTCACGCTCGCTGTCGGCCTGCGAAGGCTCGCTGCTGGTGGTGGATGCCTCGCAGGGCGTGGAGGCGCAGACGCTTGCCAACGTTTATCAGGCAATCGACAACAATCACGAGATCGTCACGGTGCTGAACAAGATCGATCTGCCTGCCGCGGAGCCGGATCGCATCAAGGAACAGATCGAGGAAGTTATCGGCATCGATGCGTCCGAAGCCGTGATGATTTCGGCCAAGACCGGTCTCGGCATTCCAGACGTTCTGGAAGCCATCGTTCACAAGCTGCCTGCGCCAAAGAGCGAAGCCGGAGAGAAGGGTGCGCTGAAGGCGCTGCTCGTCGATAGCTGGTACGACACCTATCTCGGCGTCATGGTTCTGGTGCGCATCATCGATGGCGTGCTGACCAAGGGCCAGCAGATCCGCATGATGGGCTCTGGTGCCAAGTACACGATCGAGCGTGTCGGCGTTCTGACGCCGAAGATGGTCACCGTCGATAGCCTCGGACCTGGCGAAATCGGCTTCATCACCGCCTCGATCAAGGAAGTGGCCGACACGCGCGTCGGTGACACGATTACCGATGACAAGCGCCCGACGGAAAAGGCCCTGCCCGGCTTCAAACCGGCACAGCCCGTGGTTTTCTGCGGTCTCTTCCCGGTCGATGCGGCGGACTTCGAAGATCTGCGCGCCGCCGTCGGCAAGCTTCGCCTGAACGACGCGTCCTTCTCCTTCGAAATGGAAAGCTCCGCAGCCCTCGGCTTCGGCTTCCGTTGCGGCTTCCTCGGCCTGCTGCATCTGGAAATCATCCAGGAGCGTCTTGAGCGCGAGTTCAATCTCGATCTCGTCGCCACCGCTCCTTCCGTCGTTTACGAGATGACGCTGACGGACGGCACGGAGAAGGAACTTCACAACCCGGCGGATATGCCGGACGTGGTGAAGATCAAGGAGATTCGCGAGCCTTGGATCAAGGCGACGATCATGACGCCGGACGAGTATCTCGGCGGCATCTTGAAGCTTTGCCAGGATCGTCGCGGCATCCAGACGGAACTGACCTATGTCGGCAACCGCGCCATGATCACCTATGAACTGCCGCTCAACGAAGTGGTTTTCGACTTTTACGACCGCCTGAAATCGATCTCCAAGGGCTACGCCTCCTTCGACTACAACATCATGGACTACCGCGAAGGCGATCTGGTGAAGATGTCGATCCTCGTCAATGGCGATCCGGTCGATGCGCTCTCCATGCTGGTTCACCGCTCGGCAGCGGACCGCCGCGGGCGCGGCATGTGCGAAAAGCTAAAGGAACTCATTCCGCCGCACATGTTCCAGATCCCGATCCAGGCCGCCATCGGCGGCAAGGTGATCGCGCGTGAGACTGTCCGTGCGCTGCGCAAAGACGTGACCGCCAAGTGCTACGGTGGCGACGCCACCCGCAAGCGCAAGCTGCTGGACAAGCAGAAGGAAGGCAAGAAGCGCATGCGTCAGTTCGGCAAGGTGGAAATTCCGCAGGAAGCCTTCATCGCCGCGCTGAAGATGAACGACGAATAA
- a CDS encoding NAD(P)/FAD-dependent oxidoreductase: MTYDVIIIGGSYAGLSAALQLGRARRRILVIDAGNRRNRFASHSHGFLGQDGKAPGEIVAEARRQIEAYVTIDWIDSLATNVSGAFDAFEVEIDGGARQTGRRLIIAAGVTDELPPIPGLSERWGQSVFHCPYCHGYELNQGRIGVIATSALAIHHGLMLPDWGTTTLFTNGAFVPDKEQRAQLAARATAVEEVTIQEINGNADIKLTDGRRLAMDGLFTQPKLRISAPWIATLGCSLEETLMGTTIQTDATKQTTKRGVFACGDIARPAGSVALAVGDGAMTGTAAHRSLMFPDL, translated from the coding sequence ATGACCTATGATGTCATCATTATCGGAGGGAGCTATGCCGGCCTTTCCGCAGCTCTCCAGCTTGGGCGCGCCCGCCGCCGCATTCTCGTCATCGATGCGGGCAACCGCCGCAACCGCTTTGCCAGCCACTCGCATGGCTTTCTCGGCCAAGATGGAAAAGCGCCTGGAGAGATCGTTGCCGAGGCCCGTCGCCAGATCGAGGCTTATGTGACGATCGACTGGATCGATAGTCTCGCAACAAATGTCAGCGGCGCGTTTGATGCCTTCGAGGTCGAGATTGATGGAGGAGCGCGGCAAACGGGTCGAAGGCTTATCATCGCCGCAGGTGTCACGGACGAGTTGCCACCAATACCCGGTCTAAGCGAACGCTGGGGGCAGAGCGTCTTTCATTGCCCTTATTGCCACGGTTACGAGCTGAACCAGGGTCGGATCGGCGTGATCGCCACATCCGCGCTCGCCATTCATCACGGATTGATGCTGCCCGATTGGGGAACGACGACCCTCTTCACCAATGGCGCCTTCGTGCCGGATAAAGAGCAGCGCGCCCAACTGGCCGCGCGCGCAACAGCGGTGGAAGAGGTGACAATCCAAGAGATCAATGGCAATGCTGACATTAAGCTGACCGATGGCCGACGTCTTGCAATGGACGGGTTATTCACTCAGCCAAAGCTTCGGATATCGGCACCCTGGATTGCGACATTGGGTTGCTCACTGGAGGAAACGCTCATGGGCACGACCATCCAGACGGACGCGACGAAGCAGACAACGAAGCGCGGCGTCTTTGCCTGCGGTGATATCGCTCGTCCGGCGGGTTCGGTCGCACTTGCAGTGGGAGACGGGGCGATGACCGGCACTGCGGCACACCGATCTTTGATGTTTCCAGATCTATAG
- a CDS encoding MmcQ/YjbR family DNA-binding protein, which produces MSLFERKTFDARLGAWPGVRFVDQWDSHVAKVGDKVFAVLGERDDWRLVVKCSEESFEILTSLEGITQAPYFAKRKWVSIGDHSPLEGEELEHYVRRSYELVAAGLTKKLRAELGIVLQR; this is translated from the coding sequence ATGAGCCTTTTCGAGCGAAAGACATTCGACGCAAGGCTTGGGGCCTGGCCGGGTGTGCGGTTTGTCGATCAATGGGATTCGCATGTTGCCAAGGTCGGCGACAAGGTGTTTGCGGTGCTGGGAGAGCGGGACGACTGGCGGCTTGTCGTCAAATGCTCGGAAGAGAGTTTCGAAATCCTGACCTCTCTGGAAGGCATTACCCAGGCACCCTATTTCGCCAAACGCAAATGGGTGTCAATCGGCGATCATTCCCCGCTGGAAGGCGAGGAACTTGAGCATTATGTGCGCCGCTCCTACGAACTCGTGGCGGCAGGGCTGACAAAGAAGCTACGGGCAGAACTCGGTATAGTGCTGCAGAGGTGA